The Clostridiales bacterium genome window below encodes:
- a CDS encoding ABC transporter permease, which translates to MMRIFRIMFKEIKENLTDKKTMLMMVLFPIVLILILGFAFSNEFSQSYPTSDIQLIYTDSGSKEMSEGFQNFMENCDDMGIKIKEAESTDKGINDIKNAKYTGYILVKDNSITLYKNDKNFIDTNIIESLLKTFIDRFNSISVIARNNPSIMGKIVSDENYDFTRVVSLDKEKQPSSMDYYSVTMLTLIILYGAMGGIFSIGEERTRKTGDRMLCSPVKKYEILTGKLLGQSFSILIQSVIVFLFSKFILGANWGTDLPTVFAVVLSGIIFSVSIGICLGFIIKNNNAAMGVINSIIPFIAFLGGSYFPISEVGSDVLSKLSNISPIRWTNNSIFQVVFAKNYGDVPMALAINLTCAAVFIAISAMAFKKEAF; encoded by the coding sequence ATGATGAGAATTTTTAGGATTATGTTTAAGGAAATAAAGGAAAATTTGACCGATAAAAAAACAATGCTGATGATGGTCCTCTTTCCTATTGTTCTGATATTAATATTAGGTTTTGCATTCTCGAACGAATTCAGCCAGTCGTATCCTACGAGCGATATTCAGCTAATATATACTGACAGCGGCAGCAAAGAGATGTCGGAAGGGTTTCAAAATTTTATGGAAAACTGCGATGATATGGGAATAAAAATCAAAGAAGCAGAAAGCACGGATAAAGGCATAAATGATATCAAAAATGCCAAATATACGGGTTATATCCTCGTAAAAGATAACAGCATCACATTATATAAAAATGATAAGAATTTCATAGATACGAATATAATCGAAAGTTTATTAAAAACCTTCATCGACAGGTTTAATTCGATATCTGTCATAGCCAGAAATAATCCATCTATCATGGGCAAAATAGTTTCAGATGAGAACTATGATTTTACCAGAGTAGTATCCCTTGATAAAGAAAAGCAACCTTCGTCGATGGATTATTATTCTGTTACAATGTTGACCCTTATAATACTGTATGGGGCTATGGGAGGTATATTTTCCATTGGCGAAGAAAGAACCAGGAAAACCGGTGACAGGATGCTTTGCAGCCCTGTAAAGAAATATGAGATATTGACAGGAAAGCTTCTCGGGCAATCATTTTCCATCCTTATACAGTCGGTCATAGTCTTTTTATTCAGCAAATTTATACTCGGAGCCAATTGGGGAACAGACTTGCCTACAGTATTTGCGGTAGTTTTAAGCGGCATAATTTTTTCAGTAAGCATCGGCATCTGCCTGGGTTTTATAATAAAAAACAACAATGCAGCAATGGGTGTGATTAATTCCATCATTCCTTTTATAGCCTTCCTTGGCGGATCGTATTTCCCGATAAGTGAGGTGGGCAGCGATGTATTATCGAAATTATCAAATATCTCCCCTATTAGATGGACAAATAACTCAATATTCCAGGTAGTATTTGCAAAAAATTACGGTGATGTACCCATGGCACTGGCAATCAATCTGACATGCGCGGCGGTTTTTATAGCCATATCGGCTATGGCTTTTAAGAAGGAGGCATTTTAG